Proteins encoded together in one Streptomyces umbrinus window:
- a CDS encoding solute symporter family protein, translated as MSPAITQVQLAQAQLAAGEASEHRPLIISLFAVFVVATLVITVWAGRQTKDAADFYAGGRQFSAFQNGLAVSGDYMSAASFLGIAGAIALFGYDGFLYSIGFLVAWLVALLLVAEPLRNSGRYTMGDVLAYRMRQRPVRTAAGTSTIVVSIFYLLAQMAGAGVLVSLLLGITSDAGKVGIVALVGVLMIVYVTIGGMKGTTWVQMVKAVLLISGTLLITFLVLLKFDFNISDLLGKAAENSGGGAAFLEPGLKYGLTTTSSIDFISLGIALVLGTAGLPHILIRFYTVPNAKAARKSVNWAIGIIGGFYLMTIALGFGAAALISKEEIVESNPAGNTAAPLLALHLGGVDSAWGAILLATISAVAFATILAVVAGLTLASSSSFAHDIYANVIRKGKATEKEEINAARYATIGIGVVSIGLGALARDLNVAGLVALAFAVAASANLPTILYSLFWKRFTTQGALWSIYGGLTTAVGLVLFSPVVSGKATSMFPDVDFHWFPLENPGIISIPAGFLLGWLGTILSKEEPDVRKYAELEVRSLTGTGAH; from the coding sequence ATGAGCCCCGCGATCACTCAGGTCCAGCTCGCGCAGGCGCAGCTCGCGGCGGGGGAGGCCAGCGAGCACCGGCCGCTGATCATCTCCCTGTTCGCGGTCTTCGTCGTCGCCACCCTCGTCATCACCGTCTGGGCCGGCCGGCAGACCAAGGACGCCGCGGACTTCTACGCGGGCGGCCGTCAGTTCAGCGCCTTCCAGAACGGCCTCGCGGTCTCCGGCGACTACATGTCCGCCGCCTCGTTCCTCGGCATCGCCGGCGCCATCGCCCTCTTCGGGTACGACGGCTTCCTGTACTCCATCGGCTTCCTGGTCGCCTGGCTGGTGGCCCTGCTCCTGGTCGCCGAGCCACTGCGCAACTCCGGCCGGTACACGATGGGCGACGTCCTCGCGTACCGCATGCGCCAGCGCCCGGTGCGTACGGCGGCCGGCACCTCCACGATCGTCGTCTCGATCTTCTACCTGCTGGCGCAGATGGCGGGCGCGGGCGTTCTGGTCTCGCTGCTGCTCGGTATCACCAGCGATGCCGGGAAGGTCGGCATCGTCGCCCTGGTCGGCGTTCTGATGATCGTGTACGTCACCATCGGTGGCATGAAGGGCACCACCTGGGTCCAGATGGTCAAGGCCGTGCTGCTCATCAGCGGCACCCTGCTCATCACCTTCCTGGTACTGCTCAAGTTCGACTTCAACATCTCCGACCTGCTCGGCAAGGCCGCCGAGAACAGCGGCGGCGGCGCGGCCTTCCTGGAGCCGGGCCTGAAGTACGGCCTCACCACCACGTCCAGCATCGACTTCATCTCGCTGGGCATCGCCCTGGTGCTGGGCACCGCGGGCCTGCCGCACATCCTGATCCGCTTCTACACGGTGCCCAACGCCAAGGCCGCGCGTAAGTCCGTGAACTGGGCGATCGGCATCATCGGCGGCTTCTACCTGATGACCATCGCGCTCGGCTTCGGCGCGGCGGCCCTCATCTCGAAGGAAGAGATCGTCGAGTCCAACCCCGCGGGCAACACGGCCGCGCCGCTGCTCGCCCTGCATCTGGGCGGCGTCGACTCGGCCTGGGGCGCGATCCTGCTCGCCACGATCTCCGCGGTGGCCTTCGCCACGATCCTGGCGGTGGTCGCCGGTCTGACCCTGGCCTCGTCCTCGTCGTTCGCCCACGACATCTACGCGAACGTCATCAGGAAGGGCAAGGCCACCGAGAAGGAGGAGATCAACGCCGCCCGATACGCCACCATCGGTATCGGTGTCGTCTCCATCGGCCTCGGCGCCCTGGCCCGCGACCTCAACGTCGCCGGTCTCGTCGCCCTCGCCTTCGCGGTCGCGGCCTCCGCCAACCTGCCGACGATCCTCTACAGCCTCTTCTGGAAGCGGTTCACCACCCAGGGCGCGCTGTGGTCGATCTACGGAGGCCTCACCACGGCGGTCGGCCTGGTGCTGTTCTCGCCGGTCGTATCCGGCAAGGCCACCTCGATGTTCCCGGACGTCGACTTCCACTGGTTCCCGCTGGAGAACCCGGGCATCATCTCCATCCCGGCCGGCTTCCTGCTCGGCTGGCTCGGCACGATTCTGTCGAAGGAGGAGCCGGACGTCCGCAAGTACGCCGAACTGGAGGTCCGCTCCCTCACCGGTACCGGAGCGCACTGA
- the moaA gene encoding GTP 3',8-cyclase MoaA gives MLIDTYGRVATDLRVSLTDRCNLRCTYCMPEEGLQWLAKPDLLSDDEIVRLIDIAVTRLGITEVRFTGGEPLLRPGLVGIVERVAALEPRPQMSLTTNGIGLKRTATALKAAGLDRVNVSLDTLRPDVFKTLTRRDRHKDVIEGLEAARAAELTPVKVNSVLMPGLNENEAPDLLAWAVEHDYELRFIEQMPLDAQHGWKRDGMVTAGDILASLRTRFELTEEGSEERGSAPAERWVVDGGSHRVGVIASVTRPFCSACDRTRLTADGQVRTCLFAREETDLRAALRSDAPDEEIARIWRLAMWGKKAGAGLDDPTFVQPDRPMSAIGG, from the coding sequence GTGCTCATCGACACCTACGGCCGAGTGGCCACCGATCTGCGTGTCTCGCTGACCGACCGGTGCAACCTCCGGTGCACGTACTGCATGCCCGAGGAGGGCCTGCAGTGGCTGGCCAAGCCCGACCTGCTCTCGGACGACGAGATAGTCCGCCTCATCGACATAGCCGTCACCCGGCTGGGCATCACCGAGGTCCGCTTCACCGGCGGCGAGCCCCTGCTGCGCCCCGGCCTCGTCGGCATAGTGGAGCGCGTGGCGGCGCTTGAGCCCCGCCCCCAGATGTCTTTGACGACGAACGGCATCGGCCTCAAGCGCACCGCGACCGCCCTGAAGGCGGCGGGCCTGGACCGGGTCAACGTCTCACTGGACACCCTGCGCCCCGATGTCTTCAAGACGCTCACCCGCCGTGACCGCCACAAGGACGTCATCGAGGGCCTCGAAGCAGCCCGTGCCGCGGAGCTGACCCCGGTCAAGGTCAATTCCGTACTGATGCCGGGACTGAACGAGAACGAGGCGCCCGACCTGCTCGCCTGGGCCGTGGAGCACGACTACGAACTGCGCTTCATCGAGCAGATGCCCCTCGACGCGCAGCACGGCTGGAAGCGCGACGGCATGGTCACCGCCGGTGACATCCTCGCCTCACTGCGTACGCGCTTCGAGCTCACGGAAGAGGGCTCCGAGGAGCGGGGTTCGGCACCGGCCGAGCGGTGGGTCGTGGACGGGGGGTCGCACCGGGTCGGTGTGATCGCCTCCGTGACGCGCCCGTTCTGCTCGGCCTGCGACCGTACGCGGCTGACGGCCGACGGTCAGGTCCGCACGTGCCTCTTCGCGCGCGAGGAGACCGACCTGCGGGCCGCCCTGCGCTCGGACGCGCCGGACGAGGAGATAGCCCGTATCTGGCGGCTCGCGATGTGGGGGAAGAAGGCGGGGGCGGGCCTGGACGACCCGACGTTCGTCCAGCCGGACCGGCCGATGTCGGCGATCGGTGGCTGA